The proteins below come from a single Armatimonadia bacterium genomic window:
- a CDS encoding glycoside hydrolase family 36 protein: MSESVSSLRFSDGFLRLATPWGGEATAAILVNDESVQSDWGVDQQGRPTCQHGPWRLTVVEAAKGALSLEIANVSQAPLSLRTVHFGRFSPAAFSPALDTWRFRELIHGASFETLATGVKGVGRKGFALDFVAPSGLLTVYQEEEGEALLLGVLPPVGSSFSQFTALHSAPHLEGSFGFEIRHRFDCQVPPGEAVLTSPVIALAGADGTELMQSYGELWAELQPRTSRRPPCVGWNSWDYYSGAITREATDENLAAGIELFGDAFQVFVIDEGWEQQWGAWDANAKFPEGLTDFCRHVKAHGRVPGIWTAPLLVNTYNPLFLAKPQWFASRADGQLQTDSYSYGPMAYLDPTQPEVLEHLRTVFGRLRDCGFDYFKVDFTQCILKAERFADSRVGRADLVRRAFAAIREAIGSDAYLLACGAPFESVTGLVDGVRTTGDIHIYWSHVLRNAQSLSARWWMIGNLWNGDPDFLVVRGADTARPPYSRRQVISPMGPEAGWLSGRELNEMEARTYALLVHLTGGDVILGDPLRQLEPKALAMIRRVLQPRRPATPVDLFTSDQDLPRIWISKGETDTLVGLFNWSESTARLDFDPQTYGLAGTPHDFWTDEPVASLPARMPRRSSLALRFDATRDSG, encoded by the coding sequence ATGAGCGAGTCGGTATCCTCCCTGCGGTTTTCCGACGGGTTCTTGAGGCTTGCTACGCCCTGGGGAGGCGAGGCCACCGCAGCGATCCTGGTGAACGACGAGAGCGTGCAGTCTGACTGGGGCGTCGACCAGCAGGGCCGACCTACGTGCCAGCACGGTCCCTGGCGCCTTACCGTGGTGGAGGCTGCGAAGGGTGCTCTGTCGCTGGAGATCGCCAACGTCTCGCAGGCTCCACTCTCGCTTCGCACCGTCCACTTTGGGCGGTTCTCCCCTGCTGCCTTCTCTCCCGCCCTCGATACGTGGCGCTTCAGGGAGCTGATCCACGGCGCCAGCTTCGAGACCCTGGCGACCGGCGTAAAGGGTGTAGGACGAAAGGGCTTTGCTCTCGACTTCGTGGCGCCGAGCGGCCTCCTGACCGTATACCAAGAGGAAGAGGGCGAGGCACTACTTCTCGGAGTGCTGCCACCGGTCGGCAGCTCCTTCTCCCAGTTCACCGCTCTCCATTCCGCCCCACACCTCGAAGGCAGCTTCGGCTTCGAGATCCGCCACCGTTTCGACTGCCAGGTGCCCCCGGGCGAGGCAGTGCTCACCTCGCCGGTCATCGCGCTGGCGGGCGCGGACGGGACGGAGCTGATGCAGAGCTACGGCGAGCTCTGGGCCGAACTCCAGCCACGCACCTCTCGACGCCCGCCCTGCGTGGGCTGGAATAGCTGGGACTACTACAGCGGCGCAATCACCCGGGAGGCGACGGATGAGAATCTCGCGGCAGGGATAGAGCTCTTCGGTGACGCCTTCCAGGTCTTCGTCATCGACGAAGGCTGGGAGCAGCAGTGGGGAGCCTGGGATGCGAACGCCAAGTTCCCGGAAGGGCTCACGGACTTTTGCCGCCACGTGAAGGCCCACGGGCGTGTACCCGGCATCTGGACGGCGCCCCTGCTGGTGAATACGTACAACCCGCTCTTCCTGGCCAAGCCCCAGTGGTTCGCCTCGCGGGCCGACGGTCAGCTCCAGACCGACAGCTACTCCTATGGCCCCATGGCCTACCTCGACCCGACGCAGCCGGAGGTGCTCGAACACCTTCGCACGGTGTTCGGCCGCCTGCGGGACTGTGGCTTCGACTACTTCAAGGTGGACTTCACCCAGTGCATCCTCAAGGCAGAGCGCTTCGCCGACTCGCGCGTGGGCCGGGCCGACCTGGTTCGCCGAGCCTTTGCCGCGATTCGAGAGGCGATCGGCAGCGACGCCTACCTCCTGGCATGCGGCGCACCCTTCGAGTCCGTGACGGGGCTGGTGGATGGTGTGCGCACGACTGGAGACATCCACATCTACTGGAGCCATGTGCTTCGCAACGCCCAGTCCCTGTCCGCACGCTGGTGGATGATCGGCAACCTGTGGAACGGCGACCCGGACTTCCTCGTCGTGCGTGGCGCCGACACCGCCCGACCGCCCTACAGCAGGCGACAGGTGATCTCTCCGATGGGCCCCGAGGCTGGTTGGCTGTCCGGCCGCGAATTGAACGAGATGGAAGCGCGAACCTACGCGCTGCTTGTACACCTGACCGGCGGCGACGTGATCCTGGGCGATCCGCTCCGTCAGCTTGAGCCGAAGGCCCTCGCGATGATTCGGCGCGTACTGCAACCGCGTCGCCCGGCCACACCGGTGGACCTGTTCACCAGTGACCAGGACCTCCCGCGCATCTGGATCAGCAAGGGCGAAACGGACACTCTCGTCGGGCTCTTCAACTGGTCCGAGAGCACGGCGCGGCTGGACTTCGATCCGCAGACCTACGGTCTTGCAGGCACGCCGCACGACTTCTGGACTGACGAACCCGTCGCCTCCCTGCCGGCACGCATGCCCCGGCGCAGTTCACTGGCTCTGCGCTTCGATGCCACACGCGATTCGGGGTAG